The Glycine soja cultivar W05 chromosome 8, ASM419377v2, whole genome shotgun sequence genome has a window encoding:
- the LOC114424709 gene encoding auxin-responsive protein SAUR32-like, translating into MKVKKGWLAVQVEEETEEAGGVGSQRFVIPISYLCHPLFKHLLDKAYEVYGYHTEGPLKLPCSVDDFLHLRWRIQKESSTHHHHNHNHNHHHHRQLPHALYFHAC; encoded by the coding sequence ATGAAGGTGAAGAAGGGTTGGCTCGCTGTTCAAGTGGAAGAAGAGACAGAAGAAGCTGGTGGAGTTGGGTCTCAAAGATTTGTGATCCCAATTTCGTATCTTTGTCACCCTCTCTTCAAGCACCTTTTGGATAAGGCTTATGAGGTTTACGGCTACCACACCGAGGGTCCTCTTAAGCTTCCATGTTCAGTTGATGATTTTCTTCATCTCCGATGGAGAATTCAGAAAGAATCCTCTACCCATCATCACCATAACCATAACCATAACCATCACCATCATCGCCAACTTCCTCACGCCTTGTATTTCCATGCTTGTTAA
- the LOC114420944 gene encoding probable LRR receptor-like serine/threonine-protein kinase At5g63710 isoform X2, with amino-acid sequence MFRQNLSRGPLKILTRWLIFLTILQVSCAIKDPDVEGEALLDLLHFLNDSNKQITDWDSFLVSPCFSWSHVTCRNGHVISLALASVGFSGTLSPSIIKLKYLSSLELQNNNLSGPLPDYISNLTELQYLNLADNNFNGSIPAKWGEVPNLKHLDLSSNGLTGSIPKQLFSVPLFNFTDTQLQCGPGFEQPCASKSENPASAHKSKLAKIVRYASCGAFALLCLGAIFTYRQHQKHRRKIDVFVDVSGEDERKISFGQLRRFSWRELQLATKNFSEGNVIGQGGFGKVYKGVLSDNTKVAVKRLIDYHNPGGEAAFEREVQLISVAVHRNLLRLIGFCTTTTERILVYPFMENLSVAYRLRDLKPGEKGLDWPTRKRVAFGTAHGLEYLHEQCNPKIIHRDLKAANILLDDEFEAVLGDFGLAKLVDARMTHVTTQVRGTMGHIAPEYLSTGKSSEKTDVFGYGITLLELVTGERALDLSRLEEDEDVLLIDYVKKLLREKRLEDIVDRNLESYDPKEVETILQVALLCTQGYPEDRPTMSEVVKMLQGVGLADRWADWQQLEEARNQEFSLMTHQFVWNDESTLDQEAIQLSRAR; translated from the exons ATGTTTCGCCAAAATTTGAGCAGGGGACCTCTCAAAATATTGACGAGGTGGCTCATATTCCTTACTATCTTACAAGTCAGTTGTGCTATCAAAGATCCTGATGTAGAAG GTGAAGCTCTGCTTGATCTTTTGCATTTCCTCAATGATTCCAATAAGCAAATAACGGACTGGGACAGTTTTTTAGTGAGCCCGTGCTTCAGTTGGTCTCATGTCACTTGTAGAAACGGGCATGTCATATCCCT GGCCTTGGCTTCAGTTGGATTTTCTGGAACGCTTTCTCCCTCAATTATCAAATTGAAGTATTTGTCTAGCTT AGAATTGCAGAACAACAACCTTTCTGGACCCTTGCCTGATTACATTTCCAACTTGACAGAGCTACAATATCTAAATCTTGCTGACAACAATTTTAATGGTTCTATACCAGCTAAATGGGGTGAAGTACCCAATCTAAAGCATCT GGATCTTTCATCTAATGGTCTTACGGGAAGCATCCCAAAGCAACTCTTTTCAGTTCCATTGTTTAA CTTTACAGATACGCAACTTCAGTGTGGCCCTGGCTTCGAGCAGCCTTGCGCTTCTAAATCTGAAAATCCAG CTTCAGCTCACAAATCAAAATTGGCAAAAATTGTACGTTATGCAAGTTGTGGTGCATTTGCACTTCTGTGTCTTGGGGCTATCTTTACGTATCGACAACATCAAAAGCATAGGCGAAAAATTGATGTCTTTGTTGATGTTTCAG GTGAAGACGAGAGAAAGATTTCTTTCGGGCAATTGAGAAGATTTTCTTGGCGTGAACTTCAACTTGCCACTAAAAATTTCAGTGAAGGCAATGTAATTGGTCAGGGTGGCTTTGGAAAAGTGTACAAAGGAGTACTCTCTGATAACACAAAAGTCGCTGTGAAACGCCTCATTGATTATCACAATCCTGGTGGAGAGGCTGCATTCGAGAGAGAAGTTCAACTAATAAGTGTTGCAGTTCATAGAAACCTCCTAAGACTAATTGGCTTCTGCACAACCACAACTGAAAGAATCCTTGTATACCCTTTCATGGAAAATCTTAGTGTAGCATATCGACTGAGAG ATTTAAAACCTGGTGAGAAAGGCTTGGACTGGCCAACAAGGAAACGCGTGGCTTTTGGCACTGCCCATGGTTTGGAGTATTTACATGAGCAATGCAATCCCAAGATAATACATCGTGATCTAAAGGCTGCAAATATCCTACTAGATGATGAATTTGAAGCTGTTCTAGGTGATTTTGGGCTAGCCAAGCTGGTTGATGCAAGGATGACTCATGTCACCACTCAAGTTAGGGGCACAATGGGTCACATTGCCCCAGAGTATTTGTCCACTGGAAAATCTTCAGAAAAGACTGATGTTTTTGGATATGGCATAACACTTCTTGAACTTGTCACCGGTGAGCGTGCATTAGACCTCTCTCGGCttgaagaggacgaggatgttCTTCTGATTGATTAT GTGAAAAAGCTGCTGAGAGAGAAAAGGTTGGAGGACATTGTTGATAGAAATTTGGAGAGTTATGATCCAAAGGAAGTTGAGACGATTCTACAGGTTGCATTGCTTTGCACCCAAGGCTATCCCGAGGATCGTCCAACCATGTCAGAGGTGGTGAAAATGCTGCAGGGAGTTGGCTTGGCAGATAGATGGGCTGACTGGCAGCAACTTGAAGAGGCTAGGAATCAAGAATTCTCACTCATGACTCACCAATTTGTTTGGAATGATGAGTCTACTCTTGATCAAGAAGCCATACAGCTTTCCAGAGCAAGATAA
- the LOC114420942 gene encoding uncharacterized acetyltransferase At3g50280-like, whose protein sequence is MPLLPIQVTELVDAVFIGCSMNHTLGDGTSYWNFFNTWSQIFQSQAQGHEYNVPILNRWFPSDCDPSVNLPFKHHDEFICNYEAPFLRERVFHFSAESIAKLKAKANSESNTTKISSFQSLSALVWRSITLARSVPYEQKTSCKMAINNRSRMEPPMPEEYFGNLVQVVSAETTTRELLENDLGWAAWLLHVAVTNHNDKVVLQSLQGWSQSPFIPQIGRLFDPYSVLMGSSPRFNKYGCEFGMGKAVAIRSGYANKFDGKVTSYPGREGGGSIDLEVCLLPHIMRALESDKEFMNAVSVSNPLF, encoded by the coding sequence ATGCCCTTATTGCCCATCCAAGTCACTGAACTAGTGGATGCTGTTTTCATTGGTTGTTCCATGAACCACACTCTTGGTGATGGCACTTCCTACTGGAATTTCTTCAACACATGGTCTCAGATCTTTCAATCTCAAGCTCAAGGCCATGAATACAATGTTCCCATTCTCAACCGTTGGTTTCCCAGTGATTGTGATCCGTCTGTTAATCTTCCTTTCAAACATCATGACGAGTTCATTTGCAACTATGAAGCACCTTTTCTGAGGGAGAGAGTCTTCCACTTTTCTGCAGAGTCCATAGCAAAACTGAAAGCAAAAGCCAACTCAGAGTCCAATACCACAAAAATCTCTTCATTCCAGTCATTATCAGCACTTGTCTGGAGATCCATAACTCTCGCGCGCTCCGTGCCGTACGAGCAAAAAACAAGTTGCAAGATGGCTATAAACAATAGATCAAGAATGGAACCGCCTATGCCAGAAGAATACTTTGGAAACTTAGTTCAAGTAGTGAGTGCAGAAACGACAACAAGGGAATTGCTTGAGAATGATCTAGGATGGGCTGCATGGTTGTTACACGTGGCTGTCACAAACCATAATGACAAAGTGGTGCTGCAATCGCTCCAAGGATGGTCACAGTCTCCTTTTATCCCTCAAATTGGTCGATTGTTTGATCCGTACAGTGTGTTGATGGGAAGCTCGCCCAGGTTCAACAAGTATGGTTGTGAATTTGGAATGGGGAAAGCGGTGGCGATTAGAAGTGGGTATGCTAACAAGTTTGATGGGAAAGTGACATCATACCCAGGTCGTGAAGGAGGTGGAAGCATCGATTTGGAAGTGTGCCTTTTGCCACATATAATGAGAGCTCTGGAATCAGACAAGGAGTTTATGAATGCAGTTTCGGTGTCCAATCCCCTGTTCTAG
- the LOC114420944 gene encoding probable LRR receptor-like serine/threonine-protein kinase At5g63710 isoform X1, translated as MVFWDSNLEIKEVYMFRQNLSRGPLKILTRWLIFLTILQVSCAIKDPDVEGEALLDLLHFLNDSNKQITDWDSFLVSPCFSWSHVTCRNGHVISLALASVGFSGTLSPSIIKLKYLSSLELQNNNLSGPLPDYISNLTELQYLNLADNNFNGSIPAKWGEVPNLKHLDLSSNGLTGSIPKQLFSVPLFNFTDTQLQCGPGFEQPCASKSENPASAHKSKLAKIVRYASCGAFALLCLGAIFTYRQHQKHRRKIDVFVDVSGEDERKISFGQLRRFSWRELQLATKNFSEGNVIGQGGFGKVYKGVLSDNTKVAVKRLIDYHNPGGEAAFEREVQLISVAVHRNLLRLIGFCTTTTERILVYPFMENLSVAYRLRDLKPGEKGLDWPTRKRVAFGTAHGLEYLHEQCNPKIIHRDLKAANILLDDEFEAVLGDFGLAKLVDARMTHVTTQVRGTMGHIAPEYLSTGKSSEKTDVFGYGITLLELVTGERALDLSRLEEDEDVLLIDYVKKLLREKRLEDIVDRNLESYDPKEVETILQVALLCTQGYPEDRPTMSEVVKMLQGVGLADRWADWQQLEEARNQEFSLMTHQFVWNDESTLDQEAIQLSRAR; from the exons ATGGTTTTTTG ggattcgAACTTGGAGATCAAAGAAGTTTATATGTTTCGCCAAAATTTGAGCAGGGGACCTCTCAAAATATTGACGAGGTGGCTCATATTCCTTACTATCTTACAAGTCAGTTGTGCTATCAAAGATCCTGATGTAGAAG GTGAAGCTCTGCTTGATCTTTTGCATTTCCTCAATGATTCCAATAAGCAAATAACGGACTGGGACAGTTTTTTAGTGAGCCCGTGCTTCAGTTGGTCTCATGTCACTTGTAGAAACGGGCATGTCATATCCCT GGCCTTGGCTTCAGTTGGATTTTCTGGAACGCTTTCTCCCTCAATTATCAAATTGAAGTATTTGTCTAGCTT AGAATTGCAGAACAACAACCTTTCTGGACCCTTGCCTGATTACATTTCCAACTTGACAGAGCTACAATATCTAAATCTTGCTGACAACAATTTTAATGGTTCTATACCAGCTAAATGGGGTGAAGTACCCAATCTAAAGCATCT GGATCTTTCATCTAATGGTCTTACGGGAAGCATCCCAAAGCAACTCTTTTCAGTTCCATTGTTTAA CTTTACAGATACGCAACTTCAGTGTGGCCCTGGCTTCGAGCAGCCTTGCGCTTCTAAATCTGAAAATCCAG CTTCAGCTCACAAATCAAAATTGGCAAAAATTGTACGTTATGCAAGTTGTGGTGCATTTGCACTTCTGTGTCTTGGGGCTATCTTTACGTATCGACAACATCAAAAGCATAGGCGAAAAATTGATGTCTTTGTTGATGTTTCAG GTGAAGACGAGAGAAAGATTTCTTTCGGGCAATTGAGAAGATTTTCTTGGCGTGAACTTCAACTTGCCACTAAAAATTTCAGTGAAGGCAATGTAATTGGTCAGGGTGGCTTTGGAAAAGTGTACAAAGGAGTACTCTCTGATAACACAAAAGTCGCTGTGAAACGCCTCATTGATTATCACAATCCTGGTGGAGAGGCTGCATTCGAGAGAGAAGTTCAACTAATAAGTGTTGCAGTTCATAGAAACCTCCTAAGACTAATTGGCTTCTGCACAACCACAACTGAAAGAATCCTTGTATACCCTTTCATGGAAAATCTTAGTGTAGCATATCGACTGAGAG ATTTAAAACCTGGTGAGAAAGGCTTGGACTGGCCAACAAGGAAACGCGTGGCTTTTGGCACTGCCCATGGTTTGGAGTATTTACATGAGCAATGCAATCCCAAGATAATACATCGTGATCTAAAGGCTGCAAATATCCTACTAGATGATGAATTTGAAGCTGTTCTAGGTGATTTTGGGCTAGCCAAGCTGGTTGATGCAAGGATGACTCATGTCACCACTCAAGTTAGGGGCACAATGGGTCACATTGCCCCAGAGTATTTGTCCACTGGAAAATCTTCAGAAAAGACTGATGTTTTTGGATATGGCATAACACTTCTTGAACTTGTCACCGGTGAGCGTGCATTAGACCTCTCTCGGCttgaagaggacgaggatgttCTTCTGATTGATTAT GTGAAAAAGCTGCTGAGAGAGAAAAGGTTGGAGGACATTGTTGATAGAAATTTGGAGAGTTATGATCCAAAGGAAGTTGAGACGATTCTACAGGTTGCATTGCTTTGCACCCAAGGCTATCCCGAGGATCGTCCAACCATGTCAGAGGTGGTGAAAATGCTGCAGGGAGTTGGCTTGGCAGATAGATGGGCTGACTGGCAGCAACTTGAAGAGGCTAGGAATCAAGAATTCTCACTCATGACTCACCAATTTGTTTGGAATGATGAGTCTACTCTTGATCAAGAAGCCATACAGCTTTCCAGAGCAAGATAA
- the LOC114424708 gene encoding magnesium transporter MRS2-F-like, with protein sequence MVRRKTSVGITTGVKTWMVVSSETGEQRLEDVGKHSLMRRTGLPARDLRVLDPMLSHPSSILVRERAILVNLEHLKGIITSTEVLMINSSNPFFLLFLQDLLTRLTHQPPSPVPTSIQMSNDMNPGYEAKPPAMCGSEDSSQNVSHVKISEEVKADSPKMAPIAPKQLPFEFRALETFIESACRCLESETSRLEEEAYPALDELTSQLCTLNLERVRHIKSRLVALSGRVQKVADELEHLLDDDKDLAEMYLTEKLNASLLDQASLKEEYNSESEDTDQSDESNSEKYDKFPGLKLNVEELEMLLEAYFAQTNGILQRLFSLSEYVDDTEDYINMMLDDKRNELLQATIIFNTLNMILNAGIVVVGLFGMNIQIELFNGKPRQFWATTEIMREHDYWTSLEKPKE encoded by the exons ATGGTGAGGCGAAAGACTAGTGTGGGAATAACTACGGGAGTGAAGACTTGGATGGTGGTGTCCTCGGAGACAGGAGAGCAACGCCTTGAGGATGTCGGCAAGCACTCCCTAATGCGGCGGACTGGCTTGCCGGCGCGTGACCTTAGAGTCCTCGATCCCATGCTTTCTCACCCCTCTTCCATCCTTGTACGCGAAAGAGCCATTCTTGTCAACTTGGAACACCTCAAAGGAATCATCACTTCCACCGAGGTTCTCATGATCAACTCTTCCAaccctttctttcttctcttccttcaaGACCTTCTCACCCGTCTTACTCATCAACCTCCCTCACCGGTACCTACTTCCAT ACAGATGAGCAATGACATGAATCCTGGTTACGAAGCAAAACCTCCAGCGATGTGTGGTTCTGAAGATTCTTCCCAAAATGTTTCGCATGTGAAAATATCTGAGGAAGTAAAAGCAGATAGCCCTAAGATGGCACCTATAGCTCCCAAGCAGTTACCTTTTGAGTTCCGAGCCCTCGAGACATTTATTGAATCTGCTTGCAGGTGCCTTGAATCTGAG ACTTCAAGATTGGAGGAAGAGGCATACCCAGCTTTAGATGAATTGACCTCCCAACTTTGCACACTCAATCTTGAACGTGTAAGGCATATCAAGAGTCGTTTGGTTGCACTTTCTGGTCGTGTGCAGAAG GTAGCAGATGAATTGGAACATTTGCTGGATGATGATAAAGACTTGGCTGAAATGTACTTGACAGAAAAGCTTAATGCTAGTTTATTAGATCAGGCATCATTAAAAGAAGAGTACAATTCTGAATCTGAAGATACCGATCAAAG CGATGAATCAAATTCGGAAAAGTATGACAAATTCCCTGGTCTTAAACTTAATGTTGAGGAATTGGAAATGCTTCTAGAAGCATATTTTGCGCAGACAAATGGAATCTTGCAAAGATTGTTTAGT TTGAGTGAGTACGTGGATGACACTGAGGACTACATCAACATGATGTTAGATGATAAGCGAAATGAGCTTCTGCAGGCAACAATAATATTCAACACCCTAAACATGATACTAAATGCTGGTATTGTGGTTGTAGGATTGTTTGGCATGAATATTCAAATCGAACTCTTTAATGGTAAACCTCGTCAATTTTGGGCTACCACAG AAATAATGCGTGAACACGATTACTGGACTAGTTTAGAAAAACCCAAAGAGTAG